GCGTGAGCGGCGGGGTCCTCGATCGGCAGACCCTCTACCAGGCGCGCCTGGTCGTAAAGGACTCCCGTCACGGTCTTCAGCTTGTCGCGGTCCGATCCGTAGAGCCGGTCCAGCACGGCAAACAGCGGGTGGGCGGCGTTGACCTCCAGCACCTTCTGTGCGGCGACCTTGTCGGGCGTCGGCATGGCATTGAGCACCTTTTCCATCTCGATCGACACCTCGCCCCGGCTGGTGAGACAGACCGAGTGCTTCTTCAGCCGACTGGAGAGGGTCACGTCGGCCACCTTGTCGCCCAGCGCGTCCTTCATAAACCGGAACAGCTCCGCATGTGTGCGCGTCTGCTCCTCGACCTGCTTTTTCTCCTCCTCGGTGGTGAGATCCAGACCGCTTTCTGACACGGACTGGAACTTCTTGTCCGCAAATGTCCCGAAGACACGCAACACAAACTCGTCCACATCGTCGGTCAGGTAGAGGATGTCAAACCCGCGTTCACGCACGAGTTCCGCCTGCGGCATCCGGTCGAGAGCCGCCACACTGGCCCCGGCCGCGTAGTAGATGACCTCCTGCCCCTCCTGCATGGCCTCCACATACTCCGTCAGCGTGATCCGCTTTTTCTGCGCGGCGGAGTGAAACAACAACAGGTCCTGCAGCAGCTCCCGGTTTGTGCCGAAGCCGGTGTACGCACCCACTTTGAGCTGCAGGCCAAAGGCTTCAAAAAACGTGTCGTACGTCTCGCGCTCCTCGCGCAGCATCTTGAGCAGATCGTTCTTGATGCGTTTTTCAAGGCCCGCGGCGATCACCTTGAGCTGCCGATTGTGCTGGAGCATCTCGCGCGAGATGTTGAGGGAGAGATCCTGCGAGTCCACGAGACCGCGCACGAAGCTAAAGTGGTCGGGCAGCAGGTCGGCGCACTTCTCCATGATCATCACGCCGGACGAATACAGCGCCAGCCCCTTTTCAAACTCCTTTGTGTAGTAGTTGTACGGCGCCTGTTTCGGGATGAAGAGCAGCGCGTGGTAGGTGGCCACACCCTCGTTTGTCGCATGGATCACACGCAGCGGGGGCGTGTAGTCGTAGAATTTATCCTGATAGAACCGGTGATATTCCTCCTCGGTGACCTCGCTCCGGTTTCGGCGCCAGAGAGGCACCATGCTGTTGACGGTCTCGGTCTCCACCACGGTCTCGTACTCGGTATCGGACCCCTCCTTGAGATGACTGTGCTCCAGATCCATCCGGATGGGGTAGCGGATGTAGTCGGAATACTTCCGAACCAGCTCCGCCAGGCGCCGCGTCTCCAGGAATTCGTCGTAGTGTTCGTCCGGCTCGTCCGCCTTTACGGTGAGCACGACGTCCGTGCCGACCTCCTCCTTCTCGCAGGGCTCAATAGCGTACCCCTCGGCGCCGTGCGAGTGCCAGCGCCAGGCGTCACAGGCCCCGTATGCGCGCGAGGACACGCTGACCTCGGAGGCCACCATGAACGCC
This genomic interval from Oscillospiraceae bacterium contains the following:
- the htpG gene encoding molecular chaperone HtpG, producing the protein MKRRLGARGPGRGVRKLAVRQFKAESKRLLDLMIHSIYTHKEIFLRELISNASDAIDKLYFRSLTDPDVGKTRDDFRIRLTVDRAKRQITLSDNGIGMTKDELEQNLGVIARSGTLDFRRENAEKLDDLDVIGQFGVGFYSAFMVASEVSVSSRAYGACDAWRWHSHGAEGYAIEPCEKEEVGTDVVLTVKADEPDEHYDEFLETRRLAELVRKYSDYIRYPIRMDLEHSHLKEGSDTEYETVVETETVNSMVPLWRRNRSEVTEEEYHRFYQDKFYDYTPPLRVIHATNEGVATYHALLFIPKQAPYNYYTKEFEKGLALYSSGVMIMEKCADLLPDHFSFVRGLVDSQDLSLNISREMLQHNRQLKVIAAGLEKRIKNDLLKMLREERETYDTFFEAFGLQLKVGAYTGFGTNRELLQDLLLFHSAAQKKRITLTEYVEAMQEGQEVIYYAAGASVAALDRMPQAELVRERGFDILYLTDDVDEFVLRVFGTFADKKFQSVSESGLDLTTEEEKKQVEEQTRTHAELFRFMKDALGDKVADVTLSSRLKKHSVCLTSRGEVSIEMEKVLNAMPTPDKVAAQKVLEVNAAHPLFAVLDRLYGSDRDKLKTVTGVLYDQARLVEGLPIEDPAAHAEAVCALLAEGL